From a region of the Roseivirga sp. 4D4 genome:
- a CDS encoding YkgJ family cysteine cluster protein, translating into MSIISKVKAVEKIFASLDQEITALQTTSGLRCIAGCGKCCFKPDVEATPLEFLPFAFHLYLTNRIEEKYDLLLERVSSICTIFEPQESSLVNGSCSEYKFRGLICRLFGYSAVRNKYGKTSFVTCAPLKTQSPEKVAAIESGIGNGESVPMMNDYYFQIRSVDPDLGNNLLPINQAIRQAMEAVMGYYAYREPPPAPGMLSA; encoded by the coding sequence ATGTCCATAATCAGCAAAGTGAAGGCGGTTGAAAAGATTTTTGCTTCCCTCGATCAAGAAATCACAGCCCTTCAAACCACCAGTGGACTTCGTTGCATTGCCGGCTGTGGTAAATGCTGTTTTAAGCCGGATGTAGAAGCGACCCCATTAGAGTTTCTTCCATTTGCTTTCCATCTCTACCTCACCAATAGAATAGAAGAAAAATATGACCTATTACTAGAAAGGGTGTCTAGCATCTGCACGATTTTCGAGCCGCAAGAGAGTTCACTGGTCAATGGTAGTTGTTCTGAGTATAAGTTCCGGGGTTTAATTTGTCGATTGTTTGGTTACTCAGCTGTCAGAAATAAATATGGTAAGACCAGCTTTGTCACCTGTGCTCCATTGAAAACCCAAAGTCCTGAAAAGGTCGCGGCCATTGAGAGCGGCATTGGCAATGGTGAAAGTGTTCCGATGATGAACGATTACTACTTCCAAATTAGAAGCGTTGACCCCGACTTAGGCAATAATCTACTGCCTATCAACCAAGCCATTCGACAAGCGATGGAAGCTGTTATGGGCTACTATGCTTATCGAGAACCGCCACCAGCTCCAGGAATGTTAAGTGCATAA
- a CDS encoding M1 family metallopeptidase, with amino-acid sequence MKRLWLMAMVLTFMGSGAFAQVVNSNHGKRFEQLERMLRDPSVYRTASGAPGPQYWQQKADYKIEATLDDENQRLTGAETITYYNNSPDPLSYLWLALDENVRNPENDSYKFDPSSIRPRMTFGQLDGLDGHDNDWGFHIMKVKDAKGNDMNYTINQTMMRIDLATPLKPGQKIAFSIDWWYNTTPRAISGARGGHEYFPEDGNYIYTITGWFPRMAVYSDFQGWNNKQFTGRGEFALTFGDYDVKMTVPADHVVGSTGVLQNPKSILTSEQQKRWNQAQKEFVEPVKIVTLEEAKENEKTKASGTKTWHYKAEDVRDFAWTSSRKFVWDAMAVDIEGRDDHPMAMSYYAKEAYGIYERYSTKAVAHTLKTYSSFTIPYPYPVAISVEASNGMEYPMICFNYGRTLADGTYAESTKYGAIGVIIHEVGHNFFPMIVNSDERQWTWMDEGLNTFVQYLTEQEFDPNYPHRRGPAHKIAPYMALPKEQLEPIMTNSENIIGFGNNAYAKAATGLNILRETIMGRELFDFAFKEYAKRWAFKHPTPDDLFRTLEDASAVDIDWFIRGWYFTIDNVDIAIDDVKWYQLSTKNPEIEYPILSEQAKATQSDLAARRNRAEGRKFYVEEDERLQDFYYSYDQFEVTDAAKAAYQRFDATLSDEERAILGDKANFYEIEFSNVGGLVMPLIIEWTFTDGTKEVDRIPAYIWRKNEEKVTKAFMKKKQVAQIRLDPDRETADTNEENNYFPRSAKPNRFELFKRRGGAARGQSSGSNPMQRAGGGN; translated from the coding sequence ATGAAAAGACTTTGGCTTATGGCAATGGTTTTGACCTTTATGGGGTCAGGTGCTTTTGCTCAAGTAGTTAACAGTAATCATGGTAAGCGCTTTGAACAGTTGGAGCGTATGTTAAGGGACCCAAGTGTTTATAGAACGGCTTCCGGGGCTCCAGGACCACAGTACTGGCAACAAAAGGCTGACTATAAAATCGAGGCCACCCTGGATGATGAAAATCAGCGATTGACTGGTGCTGAGACCATTACTTACTACAATAACTCACCAGATCCTCTGAGTTATCTGTGGCTTGCACTAGACGAGAATGTGAGAAACCCGGAAAATGACTCATACAAGTTTGACCCTAGCAGTATTCGTCCTAGAATGACTTTTGGTCAACTGGATGGCCTTGATGGTCACGATAATGATTGGGGCTTTCACATCATGAAGGTGAAAGATGCCAAGGGCAACGATATGAATTATACGATCAATCAGACTATGATGCGTATCGATCTGGCTACCCCTTTGAAGCCAGGTCAGAAGATCGCTTTCAGTATTGATTGGTGGTATAATACTACACCGAGAGCCATTTCGGGTGCGCGTGGAGGCCACGAGTATTTCCCTGAAGATGGAAACTATATCTATACCATCACAGGATGGTTCCCCAGAATGGCAGTTTACTCTGATTTCCAGGGTTGGAACAACAAGCAGTTTACCGGAAGAGGTGAGTTCGCTTTAACCTTCGGTGATTACGATGTAAAAATGACTGTACCAGCGGATCACGTGGTTGGTTCGACTGGAGTTTTACAAAACCCTAAGTCTATTCTTACTTCAGAGCAACAAAAGAGATGGAACCAGGCGCAAAAGGAATTTGTAGAGCCTGTTAAGATTGTGACTTTAGAAGAGGCTAAAGAAAATGAAAAGACAAAAGCATCTGGAACAAAAACCTGGCATTATAAAGCTGAAGACGTGCGTGATTTTGCATGGACTTCTTCAAGAAAGTTTGTTTGGGATGCCATGGCTGTTGACATTGAGGGTCGAGACGATCACCCTATGGCGATGTCTTACTATGCTAAGGAGGCTTATGGCATTTACGAGCGATACTCTACCAAGGCAGTGGCTCATACATTAAAGACTTATTCAAGCTTCACAATTCCTTATCCTTACCCGGTAGCGATCTCAGTTGAGGCTTCGAATGGTATGGAGTACCCAATGATTTGCTTCAACTACGGTAGAACTTTGGCTGATGGAACTTATGCTGAGTCTACCAAATACGGAGCGATCGGTGTAATTATTCACGAAGTTGGACACAACTTCTTCCCAATGATTGTGAACTCTGATGAGCGTCAGTGGACATGGATGGACGAGGGCCTGAATACTTTTGTTCAGTACTTGACAGAACAGGAGTTTGACCCTAACTATCCTCACAGAAGAGGGCCAGCGCATAAAATTGCTCCTTATATGGCTTTGCCAAAAGAGCAGTTGGAGCCAATTATGACCAATTCTGAGAACATTATCGGTTTTGGAAATAATGCTTATGCTAAAGCCGCAACTGGATTAAACATTCTTCGTGAGACGATCATGGGTCGTGAACTTTTCGACTTTGCCTTTAAAGAATACGCGAAGCGATGGGCTTTTAAACACCCAACTCCGGACGATCTCTTCAGAACGTTAGAAGATGCATCGGCTGTGGATATCGACTGGTTTATCAGAGGATGGTACTTCACCATTGATAATGTGGACATTGCTATTGATGATGTGAAATGGTACCAGTTAAGCACTAAGAATCCAGAGATTGAGTATCCGATTCTGAGCGAGCAGGCTAAGGCTACTCAAAGCGATTTGGCAGCCAGAAGGAACAGGGCTGAAGGCCGAAAGTTCTATGTCGAAGAAGATGAAAGACTACAAGATTTCTACTACTCTTATGATCAGTTTGAAGTAACAGATGCTGCAAAGGCTGCATACCAGCGTTTTGATGCAACACTTTCTGACGAGGAAAGAGCTATTCTTGGTGATAAAGCCAACTTCTATGAAATAGAGTTCAGCAACGTTGGTGGTTTAGTAATGCCATTGATCATCGAGTGGACTTTTACAGATGGAACAAAAGAGGTGGACAGAATTCCTGCCTATATCTGGAGAAAGAATGAAGAGAAGGTGACTAAGGCCTTTATGAAGAAGAAACAGGTAGCTCAGATCAGATTAGACCCTGATAGAGAGACTGCTGATACTAATGAAGAGAATAATTACTTCCCGAGAAGTGCTAAACCAAATCGTTTTGAACTGTTCAAACGTAGAGGTGGAGCGGCCAGAGGCCAGTCTTCAGGCTCTAACCCAATGCAAAGAGCAGGCGGAGGAAACTAG
- a CDS encoding HupE/UreJ family protein, with amino-acid sequence MSQFAIYFELGREHILDINGYDHILFVIALCSIYLLQDWKKVLILITAFTIGHSITLALSTLEIVNFRSDIIEFLIPCTIFISAFSNLLRKQSALTPSKFNLNYFFALFFGLIHGLGFSNYLKSILGREDSIVTPLLSFNLGLELGQIIIVVFFMIISFVFVNIFNVARRDWNLIISSAVAGIAITIMLETKFW; translated from the coding sequence ATGAGTCAGTTTGCAATATATTTTGAATTAGGAAGGGAGCACATCCTAGACATTAATGGCTATGATCACATTCTGTTTGTGATTGCCCTATGCTCCATCTATTTGCTACAGGATTGGAAGAAGGTGCTCATCTTAATAACAGCCTTTACTATCGGTCACTCGATTACGCTGGCACTGAGCACGCTGGAGATTGTCAACTTTAGAAGTGACATCATTGAGTTTTTGATCCCCTGTACCATTTTTATTAGTGCCTTTTCAAACCTTTTAAGGAAGCAAAGTGCACTGACTCCTTCTAAATTCAATTTGAATTACTTCTTCGCGTTATTCTTTGGCCTGATTCATGGACTAGGGTTCTCAAATTATTTAAAAAGCATTTTGGGTCGGGAAGACAGCATTGTTACTCCCCTACTCTCATTTAATTTAGGCTTAGAACTAGGCCAGATTATTATTGTGGTATTCTTTATGATCATCTCCTTTGTCTTTGTCAACATATTCAATGTGGCGAGAAGAGATTGGAATTTGATTATTTCGTCTGCAGTGGCAGGAATAGCCATTACAATCATGTTGGAAACAAAATTTTGGTAA
- a CDS encoding DUF6702 family protein: MQLKLIWSVFLSAVLYWHPFHVSVTDIEHDAEAKSIQVSHRIFLDDLEVGLKKYHDIEKLDTYEPESQEKLDSLIGSYLKKKVLFVINGESKDFNYLGSELEGDARWCYYEIENVEQVDEAEVTNIALMEVFDDQQNIVHFKSKGKLKSYKLDKDTKFIQFKFD; the protein is encoded by the coding sequence ATGCAGCTAAAGCTTATTTGGTCGGTTTTTTTAAGTGCTGTTCTGTACTGGCACCCTTTCCATGTTAGCGTGACTGACATTGAGCATGATGCTGAAGCTAAGTCTATTCAAGTCAGCCATCGAATCTTCTTGGACGACTTGGAGGTCGGCTTAAAGAAGTACCACGATATCGAAAAGTTGGATACTTATGAACCCGAAAGCCAGGAAAAGCTTGACAGTTTAATTGGCTCTTATCTCAAAAAGAAGGTGCTTTTCGTAATCAATGGAGAATCCAAGGATTTTAATTACCTAGGTTCAGAACTTGAAGGCGATGCACGCTGGTGCTACTATGAAATCGAGAATGTCGAGCAGGTAGATGAGGCCGAAGTCACTAATATTGCGTTGATGGAAGTCTTTGATGATCAACAAAACATCGTCCATTTCAAATCAAAAGGGAAACTAAAGAGTTATAAGCTTGACAAGGACACTAAATTCATCCAGTTCAAATTCGACTAG
- a CDS encoding DUF3298 and DUF4163 domain-containing protein: protein MKKHLLFISFLFILSACEFGAKKPAIVEEETPEAIPTFVEYEIAALDEKSGPCELDSLSTQCATYTVEYPVITGLISEQATDKINENIKSTIFDYAFLTEKPESFQSLIEELSTEYASILKEYPDYGASWSMEINSDIIYQDSSFISVASTIYSYTGGAHPNSYQVYRSFDLETGNPITLADILIPGFEDELNQAAEIEFRMLKEIPPNEELKDKGYFFEGGNFLLNDNFAIINKSLIFYFNPYEIAPYAVGPTELELKLTDYINLLNENGVLNRLKD from the coding sequence GTGAAAAAGCACCTACTCTTTATTTCATTCCTATTCATCTTAAGTGCTTGCGAGTTCGGTGCCAAAAAACCGGCAATAGTAGAGGAAGAAACTCCGGAGGCCATCCCTACCTTTGTAGAATATGAAATAGCTGCGCTAGATGAAAAGTCAGGTCCTTGTGAACTGGACAGCCTTTCTACCCAATGTGCGACTTATACGGTAGAATATCCCGTCATTACTGGCTTAATTAGCGAGCAGGCTACTGACAAAATCAATGAGAACATCAAATCCACCATTTTTGACTATGCATTTCTGACAGAAAAGCCTGAAAGTTTCCAATCCTTAATAGAGGAGCTTTCCACAGAGTATGCCTCCATCCTAAAAGAGTACCCGGACTATGGCGCTTCTTGGTCAATGGAGATCAACTCGGACATCATTTATCAAGACTCCAGTTTTATCAGTGTGGCTTCAACCATATACTCTTATACGGGTGGTGCACATCCCAATTCTTATCAGGTATACAGAAGTTTTGATCTTGAAACGGGCAATCCGATTACCCTAGCAGACATTCTAATCCCCGGATTTGAAGATGAGCTAAACCAGGCGGCCGAAATAGAATTTAGAATGCTTAAAGAGATACCACCCAATGAGGAGCTAAAAGACAAAGGTTACTTTTTTGAGGGTGGCAATTTTTTGCTGAATGACAACTTCGCCATCATCAATAAAAGTCTGATTTTCTATTTCAACCCGTACGAAATCGCCCCGTATGCCGTTGGGCCAACAGAACTAGAATTAAAACTGACCGATTATATCAATCTTTTAAATGAAAATGGTGTTCTCAATCGTCTCAAGGATTAG
- a CDS encoding YceI family protein, with protein MVFSIVSRISCLLIASLAVNLSFAQTESANISFVIKNAGIGVDGSFDENSLTYQFNPDDLDASYFKLNIPTTTINTGIKGRDKHLRKAKYFDVENYPNLTFESTKITKTDLGYTLTGELTIKKTTNTIEIPFTMEEIEGQKSLSGYVELDRRDYGVGKNHLILGDLVRISIKVAYKEN; from the coding sequence ATGGTGTTCTCAATCGTCTCAAGGATTAGCTGCTTATTGATCGCTTCTTTGGCAGTAAACCTAAGTTTCGCACAAACTGAATCTGCTAACATAAGCTTCGTCATCAAAAACGCGGGTATTGGTGTAGATGGATCTTTTGATGAAAATAGTCTGACATATCAGTTCAATCCCGATGACTTAGATGCATCATATTTTAAGCTTAACATACCTACCACTACCATCAACACGGGAATTAAGGGTCGTGACAAGCACCTGCGAAAAGCCAAGTACTTTGATGTTGAAAACTATCCGAACCTCACCTTCGAATCAACAAAAATCACCAAAACGGATCTAGGTTATACCTTGACCGGGGAATTGACCATCAAAAAAACGACTAACACTATCGAAATCCCTTTTACGATGGAGGAAATCGAAGGGCAAAAGTCACTGAGCGGTTATGTAGAGCTGGATAGAAGAGACTACGGGGTAGGCAAAAACCACTTGATTCTAGGTGACTTGGTTAGAATTAGCATTAAAGTGGCTTACAAGGAAAACTGA
- a CDS encoding 2'-5' RNA ligase family protein produces MKAAESRYFLALIPPEPLQSEIQKVKEYFRDTYNSKGALRSPAHITLHMPFLWKEKKESKLINLLAQATKEVKFELKLDGYGAFAPKTIFIKNQESQELIDFQKRLAGFAKRHMNLFNATHNRGYHPHMTVAFRDLKKDDFAKAWNEFQDRSFNKVFEVNSFWLLKHDGSRWNAHKEFQFSL; encoded by the coding sequence GTGAAAGCTGCCGAATCGAGATACTTCCTTGCTTTAATCCCCCCTGAACCCCTTCAGTCAGAAATTCAGAAAGTCAAGGAATACTTTCGGGATACTTACAATAGTAAGGGCGCCTTGAGGTCTCCGGCCCATATCACATTGCACATGCCCTTTCTTTGGAAAGAGAAAAAAGAAAGCAAACTGATCAATTTACTTGCTCAAGCAACTAAAGAGGTTAAGTTTGAATTAAAACTTGATGGCTATGGAGCATTCGCCCCAAAAACCATCTTCATTAAGAATCAAGAGAGTCAGGAACTAATCGATTTTCAAAAGCGACTGGCTGGCTTTGCCAAGCGACATATGAATCTTTTCAATGCAACGCATAATCGCGGTTATCACCCGCACATGACGGTGGCCTTTAGAGATTTGAAAAAGGATGATTTTGCGAAGGCTTGGAATGAATTTCAAGACCGATCCTTCAACAAAGTGTTTGAGGTCAACTCATTCTGGTTACTAAAACATGATGGATCTCGCTGGAACGCTCATAAGGAATTTCAGTTTTCCTTGTAA